A genomic window from Nodosilinea sp. FACHB-141 includes:
- the uvsE gene encoding UV DNA damage repair endonuclease UvsE encodes MPSQTPAQSILDTPNLGLVCITTSPEVRFKTMTRKRLLQLDEEAQEQAVRSLYSENLRRLNLAIAFCQANQIQLYRLISNIFPFSDTPLGTRILEEFAEALRQLGDRAQAANIRLVLHPDQFVVLNSDNPTVIENSITILTAHARWFDLMGLPQSPWALMNIHGGKGDRHDRLIQVIRELPTPIRSRLTLENDEHTYSAAAILDICRATQIPMVFDAHHHLIHERLDSYDHPSVEQMLTAARTTWPDPAWQLVHISNGSSALHDPRHSDLITAMPSSFRQAPWIEVEAKHKELAIAHLRQTWLSA; translated from the coding sequence ATGCCTTCTCAAACCCCCGCCCAATCGATCCTCGATACCCCAAATCTTGGGCTGGTCTGCATCACGACCTCGCCCGAGGTGCGCTTTAAGACCATGACCCGCAAGCGGCTGTTGCAGCTAGATGAAGAGGCGCAGGAGCAGGCAGTGCGATCGCTCTACAGCGAGAACCTGAGACGGCTCAACCTGGCGATCGCATTTTGCCAGGCCAACCAGATTCAGCTCTACCGCTTGATATCAAACATTTTTCCGTTTTCGGATACCCCCCTGGGCACGAGAATTTTGGAGGAGTTCGCCGAAGCTCTGCGGCAGCTGGGCGATCGCGCCCAGGCCGCCAACATTCGCCTGGTGCTGCACCCCGATCAGTTTGTGGTGCTCAACTCCGACAACCCCACGGTGATCGAAAACAGCATCACTATCCTGACGGCCCACGCCCGCTGGTTTGACCTGATGGGTCTACCGCAATCCCCCTGGGCGTTGATGAATATCCACGGCGGCAAGGGCGATCGCCACGATCGCCTCATCCAGGTAATCCGCGAGCTGCCGACGCCGATTCGCTCTCGCCTCACCCTAGAGAACGACGAGCACACCTACAGCGCCGCCGCCATCCTAGACATTTGTCGAGCGACGCAGATTCCGATGGTGTTTGACGCTCACCACCACCTGATCCACGAACGCCTCGACAGCTACGACCATCCCAGCGTCGAGCAGATGCTGACGGCGGCTCGCACCACCTGGCCCGACCCAGCCTGGCAGCTGGTGCATATTTCCAACGGGTCTAGCGCCCTCCATGACCCTCGCCACAGCGACTTGATCACCGCCATGCCCAGCTCCTTCCGTCAGGCTCCCTGGATTGAGGTGGAAGCCAAGCACAAGGAGCTGGCGATCGCCCATCTGCGCCAGACTTGGTTGTCGGCTTGA
- a CDS encoding DUF411 domain-containing protein, with translation MNRRGLITRLLAVGMVVAIALFGPLTAPAQAATELTVYRSPTCNCCGHWVDHMQAAGFAVEDVVTDDMDAIKDQYGVPEALASCHTALVKGYVIEGHVPASDVQRLLSERPAILGIAAPGMPMGSPGMETGDRVDPYTVVSFSANGDTATFAEHL, from the coding sequence ATGAATCGTCGTGGGTTGATTACCAGACTATTGGCCGTGGGGATGGTGGTTGCGATCGCCCTCTTTGGCCCGTTGACCGCCCCAGCTCAAGCGGCGACGGAGCTGACGGTTTACCGCAGCCCCACCTGCAACTGCTGCGGCCACTGGGTCGACCACATGCAAGCCGCCGGGTTTGCCGTGGAGGATGTAGTGACAGACGACATGGATGCGATCAAGGATCAGTACGGTGTGCCAGAGGCGCTGGCATCCTGCCATACGGCTCTAGTTAAAGGCTACGTCATCGAAGGTCATGTGCCCGCGTCGGATGTGCAGCGGTTGCTGAGTGAGCGCCCCGCAATTCTGGGAATTGCCGCACCGGGGATGCCAATGGGTTCGCCGGGAATGGAAACGGGCGATCGTGTTGACCCCTACACTGTGGTCTCCTTCTCCGCGAATGGCGAC